One window of the Natrinema sp. CBA1119 genome contains the following:
- the azf gene encoding NAD-dependent glucose-6-phosphate dehydrogenase Azf has translation MAQSVLLTGAAGRVGDAILGGLADDHEWRLLDRDPPTDDQPGEFVVADITDEDAVREAMDGIDVVVHLAGDPRPEAPWDSVLTNNIDGTQTIFEAAIDAGVEQVVFASSNHAVGNYETDERTPDLYREHDDYLLDGTELPRPSNLYGVSKAAGETLGRYYHDEYDLSVVCVRIGNLTEGHPPIDYERGQAMWLSYRDCAHLFDRCIRADYEYEIVYGISDNDRKYYSLERAREALGYEPRDNSAYYDGEERVVEPDA, from the coding sequence ATGGCACAGTCAGTCCTGCTCACCGGGGCTGCGGGGCGAGTCGGAGACGCCATCCTCGGCGGCCTCGCGGACGACCACGAGTGGCGGTTACTGGATCGCGATCCCCCGACGGACGACCAGCCGGGCGAGTTCGTCGTCGCGGATATCACCGACGAGGACGCCGTCCGCGAGGCGATGGACGGAATCGATGTCGTGGTTCATCTCGCGGGCGATCCGCGCCCCGAAGCGCCGTGGGACAGCGTCCTGACCAACAACATCGACGGCACGCAGACGATTTTCGAGGCCGCCATCGACGCCGGCGTCGAGCAGGTCGTCTTCGCCTCGTCGAACCACGCTGTCGGCAACTACGAGACCGACGAGCGCACGCCCGATCTGTACCGCGAGCACGACGACTACCTCCTCGACGGCACCGAACTCCCCCGACCGAGCAACCTCTATGGCGTCTCGAAGGCCGCCGGCGAGACCTTGGGGAGATACTACCACGACGAATACGACCTCTCGGTCGTCTGCGTCCGTATCGGCAACCTCACCGAGGGCCACCCGCCGATCGACTACGAGCGCGGACAGGCGATGTGGCTCTCCTACCGCGACTGTGCACACCTGTTCGACCGCTGCATCCGCGCCGACTACGAGTACGAGATCGTCTACGGCATCTCCGACAACGATCGGAAGTACTACTCGCTCGAGCGCGCTCGCGAGGCCCTCGGCTACGAGCCGCGAGACAACTCCGCGTACTACGACGGCGAAGAGCGGGTCGTCGAACCCGACGCCTGA
- a CDS encoding aldo/keto reductase, giving the protein MEYTTLGNTGMTVSRICLGCMSFGTDREWMLEPEESTELIERAIDLGINFFDTANVYSTGESEEILGDALEGYDRDSQVVATKVFGEMDPDNPNASGLSRKAIEQELEASLDRLGMDTIDLYQTHRWDYDTPVEETLRALDDAVRRGKVRYIGTSSMWAHQFADALHASDALGLERFATMQNHYNVLYREEEREMLPLCENEDIGVIPWSPLARGVATRPHEEIDSTTRGQTDKYLEQMSYLQGGGEEINERIQELADEKGVSMAQISLAWLLHKDWVDAPIVGTTSVEHLEDAVEALEIDLSESEIESLEEPYEPLPVAGHE; this is encoded by the coding sequence ATGGAGTACACCACGCTCGGAAACACTGGAATGACGGTCAGCCGCATCTGTCTGGGCTGTATGAGTTTCGGGACGGATCGGGAGTGGATGCTCGAGCCCGAGGAGAGCACAGAACTCATCGAGCGCGCGATCGATCTGGGGATCAACTTCTTCGATACCGCGAACGTCTACTCGACGGGCGAGTCCGAGGAAATTCTGGGCGACGCGCTCGAGGGGTACGACCGCGATTCGCAGGTGGTCGCGACGAAAGTCTTCGGCGAGATGGATCCGGACAATCCGAACGCGAGCGGCCTCTCCCGCAAAGCGATCGAACAGGAACTCGAGGCGAGTCTCGACCGCCTGGGGATGGACACGATCGACCTCTACCAGACCCACCGGTGGGACTACGACACGCCGGTCGAGGAGACCCTCCGCGCGCTCGACGACGCGGTTCGGCGCGGGAAGGTGCGCTACATCGGCACCTCCTCGATGTGGGCCCACCAGTTCGCCGACGCCCTCCACGCGAGCGACGCGCTGGGCCTCGAGCGCTTCGCCACGATGCAGAACCACTACAACGTGCTCTACCGCGAGGAGGAACGCGAGATGCTGCCGCTCTGTGAGAACGAGGACATCGGCGTCATTCCGTGGTCGCCGCTGGCCCGTGGCGTCGCGACCCGCCCCCACGAGGAGATCGATTCGACGACCCGCGGTCAGACCGACAAGTACCTCGAGCAGATGTCCTACCTTCAGGGCGGCGGCGAGGAGATCAACGAGCGAATTCAGGAACTCGCCGACGAGAAGGGCGTCTCGATGGCCCAGATCTCGCTCGCGTGGCTGCTCCACAAGGACTGGGTCGACGCCCCCATCGTCGGGACGACCAGCGTCGAACACTTGGAGGACGCCGTTGAGGCCCTCGAGATCGATCTCTCCGAGTCGGAAATCGAGTCCCTCGAGGAACCCTACGAGCCGCTGCCGGTGGCGGGTCACGAATAG
- a CDS encoding LLM class F420-dependent oxidoreductase, with protein sequence MEIGTVLPQLEIGHDPRTLADYARRVEESGYEHVLAYDHVLGVDPDREGWDGPYDYESTFHEPLTTYSYLAGQTDELAFMTGILVLPQRQTALVAKQAAQLDRFTDGRFRMGVGVGWNEPEYVALGEDFSRRGQRIEEQVEVLRRLWTDELVEFEGEFHEIPDVGIRPRPVQQPIPLWMGGMADPVKRRVARIADGWLPQFQPGDEAEAHLADLYEYAEAAGRDPDDIGLGGRMYAVPGEEDEWVERAQAWHDLGADHLSITTMYQGLEGEEHATHLERVAEVLNGVDLL encoded by the coding sequence ATGGAAATCGGTACCGTGCTCCCGCAACTCGAGATCGGCCACGACCCGCGGACGCTCGCCGACTACGCACGGCGGGTCGAGGAGTCGGGGTACGAACACGTTCTGGCGTACGATCACGTCCTCGGCGTCGATCCCGACCGCGAGGGGTGGGATGGTCCCTACGACTACGAGAGTACGTTCCACGAGCCGCTGACCACGTACTCCTATCTGGCGGGCCAGACCGACGAACTGGCCTTTATGACCGGAATTCTCGTCTTGCCCCAGCGCCAGACCGCCCTCGTCGCGAAGCAGGCTGCCCAACTGGATCGCTTCACCGACGGGCGGTTTCGCATGGGGGTCGGCGTCGGCTGGAACGAACCCGAGTACGTCGCGCTGGGGGAGGACTTCTCGCGGCGGGGGCAGCGAATCGAGGAGCAAGTCGAGGTGCTCCGCCGGCTCTGGACCGACGAACTCGTCGAGTTCGAGGGCGAGTTTCACGAGATTCCGGACGTCGGCATCCGACCGCGTCCGGTCCAGCAGCCGATTCCGCTCTGGATGGGCGGCATGGCCGATCCGGTCAAGCGCCGCGTCGCTCGGATCGCGGATGGCTGGTTACCCCAGTTCCAGCCGGGCGACGAGGCCGAAGCCCACCTCGCGGACCTCTACGAGTACGCCGAGGCGGCGGGCCGCGACCCCGACGATATCGGCCTCGGCGGCCGGATGTACGCCGTCCCCGGCGAGGAAGACGAGTGGGTCGAGCGCGCGCAGGCTTGGCACGATCTCGGCGCCGACCACCTCTCGATCACGACGATGTACCAGGGGCTCGAGGGCGAGGAGCACGCGACCCACCTCGAGCGGGTCGCCGAAGTGCTGAACGGCGTCGATCTGTTGTAA
- a CDS encoding DUF309 domain-containing protein gives MRDRLRAGVAIFNSGHYHAAHDAWEDRWLELEAGSDDERLLHGLIQYSGAVYHARERNWEGAVGLAESAGEYLAGLPADYRDLRLEPIRADLARLAADPEIIERRAPGRIEHEGDSPGLAALGFEPTAIAAVVLAEEFGYDEEPVGRARAYARRDLEAGDDGSVFITLLFDFVREDENRGIISQRLTDHVGRRRAREEDVNGLF, from the coding sequence ATGCGCGATCGGCTTCGGGCGGGCGTCGCCATCTTCAACAGTGGCCACTATCACGCCGCCCACGACGCCTGGGAGGACCGCTGGCTCGAACTCGAGGCCGGCAGCGACGACGAGCGCCTGCTTCACGGGCTCATTCAGTACAGCGGCGCGGTCTATCACGCGCGCGAGCGCAACTGGGAGGGGGCCGTCGGGCTCGCAGAGAGTGCTGGCGAGTACCTCGCGGGGCTGCCCGCCGACTACCGCGACCTCCGCCTCGAGCCGATTCGAGCGGATCTGGCTCGCCTCGCGGCCGACCCCGAAATCATCGAGCGGCGGGCGCCGGGACGGATCGAACACGAGGGCGACAGTCCCGGGCTGGCGGCTCTCGGCTTCGAACCGACGGCGATCGCGGCGGTCGTCCTCGCCGAGGAGTTCGGATACGACGAGGAGCCGGTCGGACGGGCTCGAGCGTACGCGCGGCGGGATCTCGAGGCGGGTGATGACGGCAGCGTCTTCATCACGCTACTGTTCGATTTCGTCCGCGAGGACGAGAATCGCGGGATCATCTCCCAGCGGCTCACGGATCACGTCGGCAGACGGCGGGCTCGCGAGGAGGATGTTAACGGGCTGTTCTGA
- a CDS encoding aminopeptidase produces the protein MDERVREHAEVLVDWSARVEAGDDVVLSVGPDAHELAVAVAEKLGERGANLLATYGSGEVTRAYLRAHDGDFDANPAHELALVENADVYLSLGGGRNTSVTADVTGDRRRAYSEARSEIRETRLGTRWVSTVHPTRSLAQQANMAYEEYQEFAYDAILRDWESLAEEMSQLKALLDEGSEVRLVSRGTDLTMRIEGRTAVNSAASVAYDSHNLPSGEVFTAPYATDGEVTFDVPMTIRGESVRDVRLEFAEGEVVDYDAEQGGDVIGEIIETDDGARRLGELGIGMNRGIDRYTDNILFDEKMGDTVHLALGRAYDACLPDGESGNDSAVHVDLITDVSEDSRLEVDGDVIQRNGTFTFEDSEG, from the coding sequence ATGGACGAACGCGTACGCGAACACGCCGAGGTGCTGGTCGACTGGAGCGCTCGCGTCGAAGCGGGCGACGATGTCGTTCTGTCGGTGGGGCCGGACGCACACGAGCTGGCGGTCGCCGTCGCCGAGAAACTCGGCGAGCGGGGCGCGAACCTGCTCGCGACCTACGGCTCGGGTGAAGTCACGCGGGCCTATCTCCGGGCTCACGACGGCGATTTCGACGCGAATCCGGCTCACGAACTCGCGCTGGTCGAGAACGCCGATGTCTATCTCTCGCTCGGCGGCGGGCGGAACACGAGCGTGACGGCTGACGTTACCGGCGACCGGCGGCGAGCGTACAGCGAGGCCAGAAGCGAGATCCGCGAGACTCGACTGGGAACCCGCTGGGTTTCGACGGTCCATCCGACGCGCTCGCTCGCACAGCAGGCCAACATGGCCTACGAGGAGTACCAGGAGTTCGCGTACGACGCGATCCTCCGGGACTGGGAGTCACTGGCCGAGGAGATGTCCCAGTTGAAAGCGTTGCTCGACGAGGGGAGCGAGGTCCGACTCGTCTCGAGGGGGACCGACCTGACGATGCGGATCGAGGGCCGGACGGCAGTCAACAGCGCCGCGTCGGTCGCCTACGACTCGCACAACCTGCCTAGCGGCGAAGTCTTCACTGCGCCCTATGCGACCGATGGTGAGGTGACCTTCGACGTCCCGATGACGATACGGGGGGAATCCGTCCGGGACGTCCGCCTCGAGTTCGCCGAGGGTGAGGTCGTCGATTACGACGCCGAGCAGGGCGGGGACGTGATCGGCGAGATCATCGAGACGGACGACGGAGCCCGCCGGCTGGGCGAACTCGGAATCGGGATGAATCGGGGTATCGACCGCTACACGGACAACATCCTCTTCGACGAGAAGATGGGTGACACCGTCCATCTGGCGCTCGGCCGGGCCTACGACGCCTGTCTCCCCGACGGCGAGTCCGGAAACGACTCGGCAGTCCACGTCGATCTGATCACGGACGTCAGCGAGGACTCCCGCCTCGAGGTCGACGGTGACGTAATTCAACGAAACGGGACGTTCACGTTCGAGGATAGCGAGGGCTGA
- a CDS encoding queuosine precursor transporter → MNRTEPRGAPTIAQVALIGLFVTALVTAQLTASKVLAFELPVALPVTGTQLALPGAALAYALTFLASDCYTELYGRRAAQIVVNVGFVLNFVVLALVWSTIAAPAAPSSVDPAAFETALGASTNVVIGSLLAYLVSQNWDVIVFHRIRDYTGSEKLWLRNIASTASSQAIDTVIFVLIAFAVAPSVLGVGAVLPTDVILSLMVGQYLLKLAIALLDTPVVYAIVSLVRSREGLTAEETHAA, encoded by the coding sequence ATGAACCGGACAGAGCCCCGTGGAGCGCCGACGATCGCGCAGGTCGCGCTGATCGGTCTCTTCGTGACCGCACTCGTTACCGCGCAGTTGACTGCGTCGAAGGTACTCGCGTTCGAACTCCCGGTGGCGCTCCCGGTGACGGGGACACAGCTCGCGTTGCCCGGGGCGGCCCTCGCGTACGCGCTGACGTTCCTCGCGAGCGACTGTTACACCGAACTGTACGGCCGACGCGCGGCCCAGATCGTCGTCAACGTGGGCTTCGTTCTGAACTTCGTCGTCCTCGCGCTCGTCTGGTCGACGATCGCCGCGCCGGCCGCCCCCTCGAGCGTCGATCCAGCTGCGTTCGAAACGGCGCTCGGCGCGTCGACGAACGTGGTCATCGGGAGTCTGTTGGCCTACCTCGTCAGCCAGAACTGGGACGTGATCGTGTTTCACCGGATTCGAGACTACACCGGCTCGGAGAAGCTCTGGCTCCGCAACATCGCGTCGACGGCGAGCAGCCAAGCGATCGATACCGTCATCTTCGTCTTGATCGCGTTCGCCGTCGCACCTTCTGTTCTCGGCGTCGGTGCCGTTCTCCCGACTGATGTTATCCTCTCGTTGATGGTCGGCCAGTACCTGTTGAAACTCGCAATCGCCCTCCTCGATACGCCGGTCGTCTACGCCATCGTCTCGCTCGTGCGCTCACGCGAGGGACTCACCGCCGAGGAGACCCACGCCGCCTGA
- a CDS encoding cold-shock protein yields the protein MAKGNVDFFNDTGGYGFIETDDADDDVFFHMEDVGGPDLEEGTDIEFDIEQAPKGPRATNVTRL from the coding sequence ATGGCGAAAGGAAACGTTGATTTCTTCAACGACACAGGCGGCTACGGTTTCATTGAGACGGACGACGCAGACGATGACGTTTTCTTCCACATGGAAGACGTTGGCGGTCCGGACCTCGAAGAAGGTACAGACATCGAATTCGATATCGAACAGGCCCCCAAGGGCCCCCGCGCCACCAACGTCACCCGCCTGTAA
- a CDS encoding helix-turn-helix transcriptional regulator, translated as MDDLTGFQRDLLYVIAGADQPSGQDVKSEVETYYNSEINHGRLYPNLDTLVNKDLVEKGELDRRTNYYEISDRGRQTIEQRREWEQQYIDD; from the coding sequence ATGGACGATCTGACAGGGTTTCAACGAGACCTTCTGTACGTGATCGCAGGGGCCGATCAGCCCTCCGGTCAGGACGTGAAAAGCGAAGTCGAGACATACTACAATAGCGAGATCAATCACGGCCGATTGTATCCGAATCTCGATACACTGGTCAATAAAGACCTCGTCGAGAAGGGAGAGCTCGATCGACGAACTAACTACTACGAGATCAGTGATCGCGGCCGACAGACGATCGAGCAGCGCCGGGAGTGGGAACAACAGTATATCGACGACTAG
- a CDS encoding ribonuclease J — MEIEIATIGGYEEVGRQMTAVRAGDDIVIFDMGLNLSKVLIHDNIRTEGMHSLDLIDMGAIPDDRVMSDLEGDVKAIVPTHGHLDHIGAISKLAHRYDAPIVATPFTLELVKGELEEEGKFNTDNELVKMDAGETMSIGDSGAVELEFVNVTHSIVQAINPVLHTPEGAVVYGLDKRMDHTPVIGDPIDMERFREIGREGEGVLAYIEDCTNANKKGRTPSENVAREHLRDVLYSMEDYDGGIVATTFSSHIARVKSLIEFARDIDRTPILLGRSMETYSGTAKQVGIDFPSDVEMVGYRQSIEQTFERIMNEGKENFLPVVTGHQGEPRATLTRMGRGETPYELEDGDKVVFSARVIPEPTNEGQRYQAEKLLRMQGARIYDEVHVSGHLCQEGHYEMLDALQPEHVIPAHQNMSGFSGYVDLASNHGYKLGRDLHVTSNGNVIQLV; from the coding sequence ATGGAAATTGAAATTGCGACAATTGGCGGTTACGAAGAAGTCGGACGACAGATGACGGCGGTCCGCGCCGGTGACGACATCGTGATCTTCGACATGGGACTGAACCTGTCGAAGGTTCTCATTCACGACAACATCCGAACCGAAGGAATGCACAGCCTCGACCTGATCGATATGGGAGCCATCCCGGACGACCGGGTCATGAGCGACCTCGAGGGAGACGTCAAAGCGATCGTCCCCACCCACGGCCACCTCGACCACATCGGTGCGATCAGCAAGCTCGCACACCGGTACGACGCACCCATCGTCGCGACGCCGTTCACGCTCGAGCTCGTCAAAGGCGAACTCGAGGAGGAAGGGAAGTTCAACACCGACAACGAACTCGTCAAAATGGACGCCGGCGAAACGATGTCAATCGGCGACTCCGGAGCAGTCGAACTCGAGTTCGTCAACGTCACGCACTCGATCGTTCAGGCGATCAACCCCGTCCTCCACACGCCCGAAGGCGCAGTCGTCTACGGGCTCGACAAACGGATGGACCACACGCCCGTCATCGGCGACCCGATCGATATGGAGCGCTTTCGTGAGATCGGTCGCGAAGGCGAAGGCGTCCTTGCCTACATCGAAGACTGTACCAACGCGAACAAAAAGGGGCGGACCCCCTCCGAGAACGTCGCGCGCGAACACCTCCGGGACGTCCTCTACAGCATGGAGGACTACGACGGCGGCATCGTCGCCACCACCTTCTCGAGCCACATCGCCCGCGTGAAATCCCTCATCGAATTCGCTCGCGATATCGATCGCACACCGATCCTCCTCGGCCGCTCGATGGAGACCTACTCCGGGACCGCGAAACAGGTCGGGATCGACTTCCCCTCCGACGTCGAGATGGTCGGCTACCGCCAGTCCATCGAGCAGACGTTCGAACGCATCATGAACGAAGGCAAGGAGAACTTCCTGCCCGTCGTCACCGGCCATCAAGGCGAGCCTCGAGCGACGCTCACGCGAATGGGCCGCGGCGAAACGCCGTACGAACTGGAGGACGGTGACAAAGTCGTCTTCTCCGCCCGCGTGATTCCGGAACCGACAAACGAGGGTCAGCGCTACCAGGCCGAAAAGCTGCTCCGCATGCAGGGTGCACGTATCTACGACGAGGTCCACGTCTCGGGCCACCTCTGTCAGGAGGGTCACTACGAGATGCTCGATGCGCTGCAGCCAGAGCACGTCATCCCGGCCCACCAGAACATGAGCGGCTTCTCGGGATACGTCGACCTTGCCTCCAATCACGGATACAAGCTCGGACGCGATCTTCACGTGACCTCGAACGGGAACGTCATCCAGCTGGTCTAA